The Shewanella sp. NFH-SH190041 genome has a window encoding:
- the aspA gene encoding aspartate ammonia-lyase, whose amino-acid sequence MITNVETQTQVGVETALPTRTEVDLLGERQVPADVYWGVHTLRAIENFQISGKTISDVPNFVRGMVFTKKAAAMANKELHVIPAEIGQYIIDACNLVLETGKCMDQFPSDVFQGGAGTSVNMNTNEVIANVALELMGHEKGEYHIINPNDHVNKSQSTNCAYPTGYRIATYNCIVELLEAINYLKGSFDVLAEKHANDLKMGRTQLQDAVPMTVGQEFHAFAVLLQEEVKNLQYAANLLLEVNLGATAIGTSLNAVEGFSELAIKHLAECTGLNVSKAEDLIEATSDCGAYVMVHGALKRLAVKLSKVCNDLRLLSSGPRTGLKEINLPELQAGSSIMPAKVNPVIPEVVNQVCFKVMGNDITVTMAAEAGQLQLNVMEPAIGQAMFESISLLTNACRTLADKCVNGITVNAERCKDYVFNSIGIITYLNPFIGHHEGDVVGKICAETGRSVRDVVLERGLLTEAQLDDIFSVENLMHPQYKGKRFN is encoded by the coding sequence ATGATTACTAATGTAGAAACCCAAACTCAAGTTGGTGTTGAAACTGCTTTACCAACCAGAACTGAAGTTGACTTGTTGGGCGAACGTCAGGTACCTGCTGATGTATATTGGGGTGTACATACCTTAAGAGCAATTGAAAACTTCCAGATTTCAGGTAAAACCATTTCCGATGTACCTAACTTTGTTCGCGGTATGGTATTTACTAAAAAAGCAGCGGCAATGGCTAACAAAGAGCTGCACGTTATCCCTGCAGAAATCGGCCAATACATTATTGATGCCTGTAACCTGGTTCTGGAAACCGGTAAATGTATGGATCAGTTCCCATCTGATGTATTCCAAGGTGGTGCTGGTACTTCCGTAAACATGAATACCAACGAAGTGATTGCTAACGTGGCACTGGAGCTGATGGGCCACGAAAAAGGTGAATATCACATCATTAACCCTAATGACCATGTTAATAAGAGCCAGTCAACCAACTGTGCTTACCCAACTGGTTACCGTATTGCTACTTATAACTGCATCGTTGAGTTGCTGGAAGCCATCAATTATCTGAAAGGGTCTTTTGACGTCTTGGCAGAAAAACATGCTAATGACCTGAAAATGGGCCGTACTCAGTTGCAAGATGCTGTGCCTATGACAGTAGGTCAAGAATTCCACGCTTTTGCCGTTCTGCTGCAAGAAGAAGTGAAAAACCTGCAGTATGCCGCTAACCTGCTGCTGGAAGTGAACCTGGGCGCAACTGCTATCGGTACTAGCCTGAACGCGGTTGAAGGTTTCTCTGAACTGGCTATCAAACACCTGGCAGAATGTACTGGCCTGAACGTGTCTAAAGCAGAAGATTTGATTGAAGCAACTTCTGACTGTGGTGCTTATGTTATGGTACACGGCGCCCTGAAACGTCTGGCGGTTAAACTGTCTAAAGTTTGTAATGATCTGCGTCTGCTGTCCTCAGGTCCCCGTACTGGTTTGAAAGAAATCAACCTGCCAGAACTGCAAGCAGGTTCTTCTATCATGCCAGCAAAAGTTAACCCAGTAATCCCAGAAGTGGTTAACCAAGTATGCTTTAAAGTTATGGGTAACGATATCACTGTGACTATGGCTGCTGAAGCTGGTCAGCTGCAATTGAACGTGATGGAACCTGCTATTGGCCAAGCAATGTTTGAGTCTATCTCTTTGCTGACTAATGCTTGCAGAACTTTGGCTGACAAGTGTGTTAACGGTATTACCGTGAATGCTGAGCGTTGCAAAGATTATGTATTTAACTCTATCGGTATCATCACTTATCTGAACCCATTCATCGGTCACCATGAAGGTGACGTGGTTGGTAAAATCTGTGCTGAAACTGGCCGCAGCGTCCGTGATGTAGTACTGGAACGTGGTCTGCTGACAGAAGCTCAACTGGACGATATCTTCTCTGTTGAGAACCTGATGCACCCACAATATAAAGGTAAACGTTTTAACTAA
- a CDS encoding fumarate reductase cytochrome b subunit: MKVFIPNPFNPRVVGTPGSARADMLQSATGIILGLFLLVHLHFESSILLGKEAFFHTVQFLEGSMFSDTPYGWHWVTRAISVFMLVVFIIHAVTALRRFPAQLGQWRALRNFQGTVKHGDTTIWFWQLLTGCALFFLVPVHLFQMIQEPSIGPNMSPARVYLDNVWVLYSIFLPIVIIHGVFGLYRVSVKWGLFKRRNLVRSIAMVLIAYLFVLGLASLCTYLHLGAQLTLPVTPYVPH, encoded by the coding sequence ATGAAAGTTTTTATTCCAAATCCATTTAACCCAAGGGTGGTGGGGACTCCAGGCAGTGCCAGAGCCGATATGTTACAAAGTGCCACCGGCATTATCTTAGGTTTATTCCTGCTTGTGCACTTGCACTTTGAATCCAGTATTCTGCTCGGCAAGGAAGCATTCTTCCACACAGTGCAGTTCCTTGAAGGCAGCATGTTCAGCGATACTCCTTATGGCTGGCACTGGGTCACCCGGGCAATTTCTGTCTTTATGTTGGTGGTCTTTATTATCCACGCAGTGACTGCACTGCGCCGTTTCCCTGCCCAACTTGGCCAATGGCGCGCACTCAGAAACTTCCAAGGCACAGTAAAACACGGTGATACCACTATCTGGTTCTGGCAACTGCTCACTGGCTGCGCGCTGTTCTTCTTAGTGCCTGTTCACCTGTTCCAGATGATCCAAGAGCCTAGCATCGGCCCTAATATGTCACCTGCCCGCGTTTATCTGGACAATGTGTGGGTACTGTACAGCATCTTCCTGCCTATCGTGATTATCCACGGGGTATTTGGTCTGTACCGTGTCAGCGTGAAATGGGGTCTGTTCAAACGCCGTAACCTGGTTAGAAGCATCGCCATGGTACTGATTGCTTATCTATTCGTACTGGGACTGGCCAGCCTGTGCACTTACCTGCATCTGGGTGCGCAATTAACTCTGCCTGTTACCCCATATGTACCGCATTAA
- a CDS encoding fumarate reductase flavoprotein subunit: protein MKIFYTDSLVVGAGLAGLRVAIESKQRGLDTLVLSLIPPKRSHSAAAQGGMQASLGNTVKGMGDNEDVHFQDTVKGSDWGCDQKVARMFAHCAPKAVRELNNWGVPWTRVTKGPRQVIVNAQKVTIEEAEQAHGLINARDFGGTKKWRTCYTSDGAGHSLLYAADNKAIELGIPVHERVEALRLIHDGKRCHGVIARDLITGELRAYIAKSTTIATGGYGRIYEVSTNAVICEGVGQALALETGIAKLGNMEAVQFHPTAIVPVGILTTEGCRGDGGLLRDKDGYRFMPDYEPEKKELASRDVVSRRMTEHMRKGKGVDSPYGPHLWLDITLLGRKHIETNLREVKEICEYFLGIDPAEEWIPVRPTQHYSMGGIRTNETGESPSLSGLFSVGEAACWDMHGFNRLGGNSLAETVVGGMIIGSYVADYCESHELVMDTALIEQHQKHVKDEIDQLLANSKGENVFELRKKMQRTMMEGVGIFRDQAGLDKSVHELKDLLKRSRNIALTCKKRHANPELVEALRLRRMLKVALTIACGAAARTESRGAHAREDFPQRNDKDWLKRTLCSWPDENALAPSLDYEPLDIMEMELPPGYRGYGIDNAITHPDTAKREAEIAEIMAKLGDNADRYAIQQALMPFDLPEHLRPKNQRLSDILANQSEEKAQ, encoded by the coding sequence GTGAAAATTTTCTATACCGATTCACTGGTTGTCGGCGCAGGCCTTGCTGGTCTGAGGGTCGCCATTGAATCCAAACAGCGCGGATTGGATACCCTGGTTTTATCCCTTATTCCACCAAAACGTTCTCACTCCGCTGCAGCACAAGGTGGTATGCAGGCCAGTTTAGGGAATACCGTCAAAGGTATGGGTGATAACGAAGATGTTCACTTTCAAGATACCGTAAAAGGTTCTGACTGGGGTTGCGATCAAAAAGTCGCCCGTATGTTTGCCCACTGTGCTCCGAAAGCTGTGCGTGAACTGAATAACTGGGGGGTACCTTGGACCCGGGTGACCAAAGGCCCACGTCAGGTTATCGTAAATGCGCAAAAAGTTACCATTGAAGAAGCTGAGCAAGCCCACGGCCTGATTAACGCCCGTGACTTTGGTGGTACTAAAAAATGGCGTACCTGTTACACCTCAGATGGTGCCGGTCACTCTCTATTGTATGCAGCGGACAACAAAGCCATTGAGTTAGGCATCCCAGTCCATGAGCGGGTTGAAGCCCTGCGCCTTATCCATGATGGCAAACGCTGCCATGGTGTGATTGCCCGGGATCTGATCACAGGTGAGCTGCGTGCTTATATCGCCAAGTCCACCACAATTGCGACCGGTGGTTACGGTCGTATCTATGAAGTGTCCACCAACGCGGTGATCTGTGAAGGGGTTGGCCAAGCGCTGGCACTGGAAACTGGGATCGCCAAACTGGGGAATATGGAAGCGGTACAGTTCCACCCAACCGCAATTGTTCCGGTTGGGATTTTGACCACAGAAGGTTGCCGCGGGGACGGTGGTTTGCTGCGTGACAAAGATGGCTACCGCTTTATGCCCGACTATGAACCAGAGAAAAAAGAGCTGGCCAGCCGGGACGTGGTATCTCGCCGTATGACAGAACATATGCGTAAAGGCAAAGGGGTTGACTCCCCTTACGGACCTCACCTGTGGTTAGATATCACCCTGCTGGGCCGCAAACACATCGAAACTAACCTGCGGGAAGTTAAAGAAATCTGTGAATACTTCCTCGGTATTGACCCTGCTGAAGAGTGGATCCCAGTCCGCCCAACTCAGCACTACTCTATGGGCGGTATCCGCACTAATGAAACCGGTGAAAGCCCATCACTGTCAGGCCTGTTCAGTGTTGGGGAAGCCGCTTGCTGGGATATGCACGGATTTAACCGCTTGGGGGGTAACTCTCTGGCAGAAACCGTGGTTGGCGGCATGATTATCGGTTCTTATGTGGCCGATTACTGTGAAAGCCATGAATTAGTCATGGATACCGCTCTGATCGAACAGCATCAAAAACACGTTAAAGATGAAATCGATCAACTGCTAGCCAATAGCAAAGGCGAAAATGTGTTTGAACTGCGTAAAAAAATGCAGCGCACCATGATGGAAGGTGTCGGTATCTTCCGCGATCAGGCCGGATTGGACAAATCCGTGCATGAACTCAAAGACCTGCTTAAACGCAGCCGCAATATTGCTTTAACCTGCAAAAAACGCCATGCCAACCCTGAATTGGTTGAGGCCCTGCGTTTACGCCGGATGCTGAAAGTTGCGCTAACCATCGCCTGTGGTGCGGCAGCCCGGACAGAAAGCCGTGGTGCTCACGCCCGCGAAGACTTCCCACAACGTAACGATAAAGACTGGCTGAAACGGACTCTGTGCAGCTGGCCAGATGAAAATGCCCTAGCGCCCAGCTTGGATTACGAACCATTGGATATTATGGAAATGGAACTGCCTCCTGGGTATCGCGGCTATGGTATCGATAATGCCATCACCCACCCGGATACTGCCAAACGTGAAGCAGAAATTGCTGAAATTATGGCAAAACTGGGGGACAACGCCGATCGCTATGCCATTCAGCAAGCGCTGATGCCATTCGATTTGCCGGAACATCTGCGTCCTAAAAACCAACGTCTGTCTGACATCCTGGCTAACCAATCAGAAGAGAAAGCACAATGA
- a CDS encoding YhfL family protein, with protein sequence MKLATVKLAIVAAAVSILAGCTGTTYNKDKSCSTDYLLVPAISVSAALGACDSQNATNK encoded by the coding sequence ATGAAATTAGCTACTGTTAAACTGGCTATCGTTGCCGCTGCCGTTTCTATCCTTGCTGGCTGTACCGGTACTACTTACAACAAAGATAAGTCTTGCTCTACTGACTATCTGCTGGTTCCTGCTATTTCTGTTTCTGCAGCTCTGGGCGCATGTGATTCACAAAACGCTACTAACAAGTAA
- a CDS encoding outer membrane protein transport protein gives MKKHTLICAAAAALTAGSAQVYAAGFQLAETSATGLGRAFAGEAAIADNASAQFRNPALLSDLPGLQISAGAIKVMPHIDITGQTRIQHMYGLTHQVTTYDTKATDIAKSALIPNAYLSYQINPHWSAGLAMSAGYGMSSKLEDSFRGTQFGNEASIKAIEINPNIAYRFNDSISVGFGLRYVMADADISATSSAPLQLFPQSVPKGTVLKYMAGDDTAWAWQAGALWHASQATTIGLSYRSEVDLKLQGHAYGLGFNPLKPEQHYPGTMALTLPATAELAAKHQLTERLALHASVNWTDWSKFTQLRAEIPGVPENAWLVKEENWHDSYRAAVGSTYQVSDRSVIRGGIAFDKSSVDDATRTLTIPEMNRYWASLGYGYQVSKHMTVDISMAYLLAQQSRVSEPRQGARSDKVAAMFGGEFSGTTQGDVWLMGVQLSYRF, from the coding sequence ATGAAAAAACACACATTAATTTGCGCCGCTGCGGCAGCATTAACAGCAGGATCTGCACAGGTTTATGCCGCCGGATTCCAATTGGCGGAAACATCTGCTACCGGTTTAGGCCGGGCATTTGCCGGGGAAGCGGCGATAGCTGATAACGCCTCCGCACAATTCAGAAACCCAGCACTGTTATCAGATTTACCCGGTCTACAGATATCTGCTGGCGCCATCAAGGTCATGCCGCATATTGATATCACTGGCCAGACCCGTATCCAACATATGTATGGCTTAACGCATCAGGTGACAACCTATGACACCAAGGCCACAGATATCGCCAAAAGCGCGCTGATCCCCAATGCCTATCTCAGCTATCAAATAAACCCGCATTGGAGCGCAGGTCTGGCAATGAGTGCCGGGTATGGCATGTCATCCAAACTGGAAGACAGCTTCCGTGGCACCCAATTCGGCAATGAGGCTTCTATTAAAGCCATTGAAATAAACCCCAATATTGCCTATCGCTTCAATGACAGCATCAGCGTGGGGTTTGGTCTGCGTTATGTGATGGCCGATGCGGATATCAGTGCGACCAGCTCAGCGCCACTGCAGTTATTTCCGCAATCTGTCCCCAAAGGCACAGTGCTGAAATATATGGCCGGTGACGATACCGCATGGGCATGGCAAGCAGGGGCTCTGTGGCATGCCAGCCAGGCAACCACCATTGGTCTGAGCTACCGCTCAGAGGTGGACTTAAAGCTGCAAGGACATGCCTATGGCTTAGGCTTTAATCCTCTCAAACCAGAGCAGCATTATCCGGGTACCATGGCGCTGACGCTACCCGCTACCGCAGAATTGGCCGCGAAACACCAACTGACTGAACGCCTGGCGCTACATGCCAGCGTTAACTGGACAGACTGGAGTAAATTTACCCAACTGCGGGCGGAAATTCCGGGCGTACCAGAAAACGCTTGGCTGGTAAAAGAAGAAAACTGGCATGACAGTTACCGGGCCGCAGTGGGGAGCACATACCAAGTCTCTGACCGCAGCGTCATCCGGGGTGGTATCGCATTTGATAAATCATCTGTGGATGATGCAACCCGTACCCTGACCATTCCGGAAATGAACCGTTATTGGGCTTCACTGGGATATGGTTATCAGGTATCAAAACATATGACTGTTGATATCAGTATGGCTTATTTGCTGGCACAGCAATCCCGGGTATCAGAGCCACGCCAAGGTGCCCGTTCAGATAAAGTTGCCGCCATGTTTGGCGGAGAGTTCAGCGGCACCACCCAAGGGGATGTCTGGCTGATGGGTGTCCAGTTAAGCTACCGCTTCTGA
- a CDS encoding anaerobic C4-dicarboxylate transporter — protein sequence MSIVELFIVLAFIFLGARIGGIGIGLAGGAGVLVLCFGLGLDAGHIPVDVILIIMSVITAISAMQVAGGMDWLVDVAEKFLRKNPKRITFYAPIVTYLMTLLAGTGHTAFSTLPVIAEVAKGQGVRPSRPLSIAVVASQVAITACPISAAVVFFAGVLAPVGVGYIELLLICIPTTFVACMIGAFVANFMGCELKDDPVYLERLESGLIKQRTTTERRQISKHAKLSVGIFFIAIIAVVAYATVISPTVGLIHHAPIPRNEAIMSMMLGAAMLIVLLCKADASKISSAGTFKSGMSACVCVLGVAWLGDTFVAAHIGEIKEFAGGLLAQYPWMLAVTLFFASMLLYSQGATTAALMPAAVAIHVAPLTLVASFAAVSALFVLPTYPTLLAAVEMDDTGSTRIGKYVFNHPFFIPGVVSIVAAVALGFAFGSLII from the coding sequence ATGAGCATCGTTGAACTATTTATTGTATTGGCGTTTATCTTTTTAGGCGCCAGAATCGGTGGGATTGGTATCGGTTTGGCCGGTGGTGCCGGTGTTTTGGTCCTTTGCTTTGGTTTAGGATTAGATGCCGGTCATATTCCCGTTGATGTTATTTTGATCATTATGTCTGTGATCACCGCCATTTCTGCTATGCAAGTAGCTGGTGGTATGGACTGGTTGGTGGATGTCGCTGAAAAATTTCTGCGCAAAAACCCGAAACGCATTACGTTTTATGCCCCTATTGTGACCTATTTAATGACCCTGCTTGCCGGGACAGGTCATACCGCATTTTCTACTCTGCCTGTTATTGCTGAAGTGGCCAAAGGCCAGGGCGTTCGTCCGTCCCGTCCTTTGTCTATTGCTGTAGTCGCCTCTCAGGTTGCTATTACCGCCTGTCCAATTTCTGCTGCCGTGGTCTTTTTTGCCGGTGTGCTGGCTCCGGTTGGGGTGGGTTATATCGAGCTGCTGCTGATTTGTATTCCAACCACATTTGTTGCCTGTATGATCGGTGCCTTTGTGGCGAACTTTATGGGCTGCGAACTGAAAGATGACCCTGTTTATCTTGAGCGTTTGGAAAGCGGTTTAATCAAGCAACGTACCACTACTGAACGTCGTCAAATTAGCAAACATGCAAAATTGTCTGTTGGTATCTTCTTTATTGCCATTATTGCTGTGGTAGCTTATGCCACTGTGATCAGTCCAACTGTTGGTCTGATTCACCATGCGCCTATTCCACGTAACGAAGCCATCATGTCTATGATGCTGGGCGCGGCGATGCTGATTGTGCTGCTATGTAAGGCTGATGCCAGCAAAATCTCCAGTGCCGGTACTTTTAAATCTGGTATGAGTGCTTGCGTGTGTGTACTGGGGGTTGCTTGGTTAGGTGATACTTTTGTGGCAGCCCATATTGGTGAGATTAAAGAATTTGCCGGTGGCCTGTTGGCCCAATATCCTTGGATGTTAGCGGTAACCTTATTCTTTGCCTCTATGCTGCTGTATTCTCAAGGTGCAACTACTGCTGCTCTGATGCCTGCGGCAGTGGCAATTCATGTTGCGCCTCTGACGCTGGTTGCTTCATTTGCTGCGGTCTCTGCACTGTTCGTGTTGCCTACCTATCCAACACTGCTGGCGGCAGTGGAAATGGATGACACTGGTTCAACCCGAATTGGTAAGTATGTTTTCAACCATCCTTTCTTTATTCCTGGGGTGGTCAGTATTGTGGCTGCAGTAGCACTGGGCTTTGCTTTTGGTAGCCTGATTATTTAA
- a CDS encoding fumarate reductase iron-sulfur subunit, giving the protein MSQGRTLTFNIFRFDPQVPNDKPKMQSFTLNETNGMTVFIALNRLREEQDPSLQFDFVCRAGICGSCAMVINGKPTLACRTLTANFADGNITLLPLPGFELIGDLSVNTGKFMRELAERLGTWLHPKSTEHNIHTLEAPMEPEEATKVYELERCVECGICVSSCATKQMRDTFVGAVGLMKIARFEKDSRDARSADDYYHIIGNQDGVFGCMTLLGCQDNCPKDLPHMEQIAYLRRKMAKTIFVKNI; this is encoded by the coding sequence ATGAGTCAAGGTCGTACATTAACTTTCAATATTTTCCGTTTCGACCCTCAGGTTCCTAACGACAAACCTAAGATGCAGAGTTTCACCCTGAATGAAACTAACGGGATGACAGTCTTTATCGCCTTGAACCGCCTGCGGGAAGAGCAAGACCCATCACTACAGTTTGACTTTGTATGCCGTGCTGGTATCTGCGGTAGCTGCGCCATGGTCATTAACGGTAAGCCAACCTTAGCTTGCCGGACCCTGACCGCTAACTTTGCCGATGGCAATATTACACTGCTGCCACTGCCAGGGTTTGAGTTGATTGGTGATCTGTCAGTCAACACAGGTAAATTTATGCGCGAACTGGCCGAACGGCTGGGCACTTGGCTGCACCCAAAATCCACCGAGCACAATATCCATACTCTGGAAGCGCCGATGGAACCGGAAGAAGCCACTAAAGTGTATGAATTGGAACGCTGTGTAGAATGCGGTATCTGCGTCTCCTCCTGTGCCACCAAACAGATGCGTGACACCTTTGTTGGGGCAGTGGGCCTGATGAAAATAGCCCGCTTTGAAAAAGACAGCCGCGATGCCCGCAGCGCCGATGATTACTACCACATCATTGGTAACCAGGACGGTGTATTTGGCTGTATGACCTTGCTGGGTTGTCAGGACAACTGTCCAAAAGATCTGCCCCATATGGAGCAAATTGCATACTTGCGTCGCAAAATGGCTAAAACCATTTTTGTGAAAAATATCTAG
- a CDS encoding sugar transporter, whose protein sequence is MAGSSATSRSWFNVVLMALSAFVFNTTEFVPVGLLADLGRSFSMTAAQIGPMLTIYAWVVALVSLPAMLLLANTERRRLLLAVFALFVVSHMLSAVAGSYAVLLCSRIGIALAHCVFWSITAAMAVRLAPEGRASQALSLLATGTVLAMVLGIPLGRVIGETFGWRVTFAAIGAVALLIMLALWRWLPPMPVVNSGDLRSLPAIIGNRPLCWLYLLTVVTVTGQFTGYTYLEPLIQQALHFSAEVTTITLLVFGAAGILGSYLFSRYQNRHPNSLLLNAIAGLAICLGVLSWSGLSFWSLQGLVLYWGVAMMLTCLALQARVLTLAAGETDIAMAIYSGIFNIGIGGGALLGSQVAIRLGVEHNGTVGCMVLLLTLLPLWQLLRRR, encoded by the coding sequence ATGGCTGGTTCTTCTGCCACATCTCGAAGTTGGTTTAACGTTGTGTTGATGGCGCTGTCCGCGTTCGTTTTTAATACCACTGAATTTGTGCCTGTTGGTTTGCTGGCTGATTTAGGACGCAGTTTTTCCATGACAGCAGCGCAAATCGGCCCCATGTTAACCATTTATGCTTGGGTGGTAGCACTGGTTTCACTGCCAGCGATGCTGTTGCTGGCAAATACTGAGCGACGGCGCTTATTACTCGCGGTATTTGCCCTGTTTGTTGTCAGTCATATGCTCTCGGCAGTAGCGGGAAGTTATGCGGTATTGTTGTGCTCCCGTATCGGTATTGCACTGGCGCATTGTGTGTTTTGGTCTATCACTGCGGCTATGGCAGTGCGACTGGCACCCGAGGGGCGGGCATCTCAGGCACTAAGTCTGCTTGCTACCGGCACAGTACTCGCTATGGTGTTGGGGATCCCGCTGGGACGGGTTATCGGTGAGACCTTTGGTTGGCGGGTGACTTTTGCGGCGATTGGCGCTGTGGCGTTATTGATCATGCTAGCTTTATGGCGTTGGTTGCCGCCAATGCCTGTGGTAAATAGCGGTGATTTACGCAGCCTGCCAGCTATTATTGGGAATCGCCCTTTATGCTGGCTGTATCTGCTAACTGTGGTGACGGTCACAGGTCAGTTTACTGGTTATACCTATCTTGAACCTCTTATCCAGCAAGCCCTGCATTTCTCTGCAGAAGTGACCACGATTACCCTGCTGGTATTCGGTGCGGCTGGTATATTGGGCAGCTATCTATTTAGCCGTTATCAAAATCGGCATCCCAATAGTTTGTTATTAAATGCCATTGCCGGGTTGGCAATTTGTCTAGGCGTATTGTCATGGTCCGGTCTGTCGTTTTGGTCGTTGCAGGGGCTGGTGTTGTATTGGGGAGTAGCTATGATGCTGACTTGCCTAGCATTACAAGCTCGAGTATTGACCCTTGCCGCAGGGGAGACGGATATAGCTATGGCTATTTATTCCGGCATTTTTAATATAGGTATCGGCGGTGGCGCTTTACTGGGGAGTCAAGTGGCCATTCGACTCGGGGTTGAGCATAACGGCACCGTTGGCTGTATGGTATTGCTGTTAACATTATTGCCGCTATGGCAACTGTTAAGGCGCCGGTAA
- a CDS encoding HAD family hydrolase, with amino-acid sequence MNLALFDFDGTLTHQDSFSRFMHYAVPWPRKLRYALPLLGSQLGYKMGLLTPKQGRANAVYLGLKGMDSEHYWRLGQHFATTVIPALLRNDTLTQLRWHQAQGDTVVVVSASLNTYLAPWCAQMGVMLLCAELAIQQQRLTGQHLGADCCNAEKARRIQEQFNLADYGRIYAYGDTTEDTEMLALATDPYWISPSTIHSFT; translated from the coding sequence ATGAATCTTGCCCTGTTCGACTTTGACGGAACCCTGACTCACCAAGACAGTTTCAGCCGCTTTATGCACTACGCGGTTCCTTGGCCACGGAAACTCAGATATGCCCTGCCGCTTCTAGGCAGCCAACTGGGCTACAAAATGGGATTACTCACCCCGAAACAAGGCCGTGCAAACGCCGTCTATTTAGGTTTAAAAGGGATGGATAGTGAGCATTATTGGCGCCTAGGCCAGCACTTTGCCACCACGGTGATTCCTGCACTACTCAGGAACGATACCCTGACGCAATTACGTTGGCATCAAGCCCAAGGTGATACAGTTGTAGTCGTTTCAGCATCTTTAAACACCTATCTTGCCCCTTGGTGCGCACAGATGGGGGTCATGTTACTGTGCGCCGAATTAGCCATTCAGCAACAACGGCTAACCGGGCAACACCTTGGAGCGGACTGCTGCAACGCAGAAAAGGCTCGCCGTATTCAGGAGCAATTTAATCTTGCTGACTACGGGCGTATTTATGCCTACGGTGATACAACAGAAGATACCGAAATGCTGGCACTTGCAACTGATCCTTATTGGATAAGCCCAAGCACAATACACAGTTTTACTTGA